GAATGTTCTGCAGCTAGTTTGACCttgttttgtgtaatttactattTTGGCAGGCTCCCAAAAGAGGGGTGAAGGCACCAGTGGCGGTGAAGAAGAAGACTGTAATTTTTATACTCTTGTGCACATTTTACCAAAGAAGCTATTACTATACTGTAGTTTTCCTTGCTGAAGGTGGAATTTTCATCTTGCAGGATAAGGTTGTGAATCCTTGTTTTGAAAAGCGTCCAAAACAGTTTGGCATTGGTGGTGCGTTGCCTCCAAAAAAGGATTTGCATAGGTTCGTGAAATGGCCAAAAGTTGTCCGCATTCAGCGTCAGAGGAGGATACTCAAGCAACGTTTGAAGGTTCCACCTGCTTTGAACCAGTTCACTAAAACCCTAGACAAAAACCTTGGTATATGCGTTGGTTTCGGATCTGTATTACTTTTATTATTATTGTCATTGTATGGCCATTTTTCTTACCGTGAACCAGTGGGTTTTCAGCTACAAACCTATTCAAACTGTTGCTCAAGTACCGTCCAGAGGATAAGGCTGCTAAGAAGGAAAGACTACTGAAAAGAGCACAGGCTGAATCAGAGGGAAAGACTGTCGAGGCAAAGAAGCCGATTGTTGTGAAATATGGGCTTAACCACATTACCTACCTCATTGAGCAGGTACACTTTTAGTCCCTATTATATGTTGGTTAAAATTGAAGCCTTAAATGTCTACTTTGAATGAAACATTATTTCTCAGCCTCGCTAGTAGATTGCTTGATCACATGGTAGGGGAAGAAATCAGGTAGCAACAACTCTTAGAATTTGcagatgttttagggtttttttatatCACTAATCTAGTCTGGTTGTTTTTCTTATATCATTGCTATGTCAATGATCTTGCTCGATTTATCTGATTAGTAAATTTGTCTAATTGGATAAAGGGAAGAGGTTGATGATGATTGAAAGTGATAATGCCTACATTGCTTGATCTACATGATATAAAAAGTCCATCTAACAATACTGAAACCTCTTCTTCTTTAATTGTTTTTCTTTGATTGTTCTGTGTTTGTACTATTGCTATGTCAACGATCTTGCTCGATTTATTTGATTAGTAAATTTGTCTAAAAGGAAGAGGCTGATGATGATTGAAAGTGATAATGCCTACATTGCTTGATCTACATGATATAAAAAGTCCATATAACAATACTGAAGCCTCTTCTTCTttaattgttttgttttgattgttttACGTTTGTATCATTGTTATGTCAATGATCTTGCCCGATTTATCTGATTAGTAAATTTGTCTTTGGGGCTGATGATGATTGAAAGTAATAATGCCTACATTGCTTGATCTACATGATATAAAAAGTCCATATAACAATACTGAAGcctcttcttctttaattccttttctgtgttttcttttttttgggttTGGTATTGTCATATTTTGTTGCTTCTTGGAATCTGAATAGTTGAACTCTCTTTAAAATTTAAAATAGAGAAGTTCATGTATTTAGAAGCATAAATCAAATTGTGAACCAGTATTAAACAGCATGATGCATTTTACTTTGCACCATTGTTACCTGTcttctggtatatttttattttgCATATCCTAATCTATTGCgatggaacaaaaaaaataaaaaaattgttcaAACTGGAGTCCGTAGCCTAATTCttagattatcaaaaaaaaaagaagaaaagagaagagggTCAAACTCCCCAGAGCCCACTAGGACGTTCAGACGGGTAGCTTTCAATAGAGCTTTATGGCACGAATAAGCATGTGTGGAGCAGCCATGTTCTGCTGCTTAGGCAGAGATCTGAACTGTGTGGGCCCCCATATAAAGTTTTTTCTTTTGCTGTTTTTCCTTTTGATAACAGATATGTTTTATTTTGGGTCCAAGTCTAATGAAGCTAGGAAACTGGGGAAATTGAATTGCTCTTGGCATGTTGCATCTTCCTGAAATGTTTTTTGGAAATTAAATAAATAGATTATCCCGTTATTGATTGTTATTAACGTCTGGTTTCTCTCTACTGTTTGGATATTTGGTTATTTCGTCATTGGATGTGCAAATTATCATTCTTATCCTACCCTCCATGTTACTTGTGTTAATATCTTTCTTATGTTCCTATACGTGCAGAACAAGGCCCAGTTGGTGGTTATTGCACATGACGTGGATCCCATCGAGCTTGTTGTCTGGTTACCTGCTTTGTGCCGAAAGATGGAAATCCCATATGCTATTGTGAAGGGCAAGGCTCGTCTTGGAGCGGTTGGTTTCTCTTCTACTCTCCAGAATTTAAAAGTTGATTTATTTTCAACTGAAGATTTTTTTCTCTCCAGTCATTGAATTTGAAAATGTTTAGCAGTTCAACTAATTCCAGTTAATCTTAAATAGATTGTCCATAAGAAAACTGCCAGCGCACTGTGCCTAACATCAGTTAAAAACGAGGACAAGATGGACTTTAGCAAGATTGTAGAGGCAATTAAGGTGAGGAAATTGTGACTTACCTTTTCCATCTATTTCGATTATAAAATTATTCCTATCTAAACTTGCATTACATATTTGCTTTGTCCAGGCTAACTTCAATGATAAGTTCGATGAACACCGAAAGAAGTGGGGTGGTGGTATTATGGGTTCCAAGTCACAAGCAAAGACCAAGGCTAAGGAAAGAGTCTTAGCAAAGGAAGCCGCACAAAGGTTGAATTAGATATTAGTTGAAGATAAAAGAGAGCATCTTGTGTGTAGTTGGAATTAACCGAAATTTGTAGCTACATACAATTAAGATATTAGTCATTTGCTTTTTGTAGTTTTGGTCTGGAGAGGCATTTTTTTGTTTCTGTTCTGATGCAAATTTTAACTGATTCTCAGATCCTATATATATGAAGTCGAATCTTTTGTTTCTGGTGTGATTACAGTTTTTAACCCTCTGTATTACACAAATTTTACAGTTAAAATTGTATGATTCACAAATACAGAGGGTTAACTGGAGAGGCATTTTTAGTTTCTGTTGTGACTCTACTTGGGTTGAAAGGGTTTGCAACTTCCCGTTGCATCGTTTTCTAAACTATGATCGACTTTTTTGGCCTTCCTTTGATTGGATAAATAAAATAATACTCTACTCCCCTTCTCCAGTGTATGTTGAGTTGCACAACTTAAAGCAGATATTGTTATTTCTGAATCTCTGATGTGTTGACTGTTGAGTTGCACGCCTAATTCGGCCCGAGTCAGAATCAGATGTAATGAGTCGGATGAGTTGGAAATATGCAATGAGTCGGATGAGTTGGACAACACAAATAATAATGGAAGTCTAGGTTAATACGAGTCAAACGACCCCCCTCGACTCCTCCCGATACATACTAGCTTTGCAAACCGTTTTAGGGGTATCGCATGTCTGGTCTCCCCCTCCAGACAAAATCCTAAATTAGGGTTCGTTTCCAAACTTTCTGCAGGAAACTTTTTGATTATCACATTGAGATTTTTTCTGTTGATCTAAATAGGTTCAGAAAGGATTTTAAGTTGAAGGTAAACAATTGGAGCTTGATTTTTTCGTATCTGAGAATCCATTCTTTGATTATTTCTCATAGTGCTGGTTTTACCAACTTCTTACACTTGGATTTGCAATATGCAGGACGATGTTTAAGAAcacttttcaatcaggatttctATCTATTCTTTACAGCCTTGGGTACTTCTAAAACTTTCTCTCATCGTCGTTTCTGTATTTGTGTCACAGTTTCTACATGTTTGTGACTATTCTGgtgttgtttttcttgtttataGGAGTAAACCTCTTCAGATTTGGGATAAAGAAGGTGAGTCACTCCTGCCAAACTTTATCTTTGATTTAATTTTTCCATGGAAATGATGCAGTGATTATTTGTTTCTCCCTGCATTAACAAACTACTATTGGTATCTACGAGATCGAAATTTTTATTAACGGCTTTGTATTGGACAATTTATTCTTTTGAAGATATTAATTAATGGTAATTAGCTGTGTGGAAGTAGGTGGATGCATCTTCGTATCCTTGGTGTTTAGAAACCAACTTCCTTTGTTCCCCTGGTTAGAAAATTTGATAACTAAGTTGATGTGGAGCAGTTATTATCTTTAGAagcttttatttatcattttggTGTCTCTTCAGTATCAGCCAAGATATCCATGTTTACCTATTAGTTATGCTCAGaatgaaattcttttccgttggTGCTAAATTATTTCAATCGTGTGAAACTTTTTAGTTCTCCTGTCTCCTGTTCAAGTGTGAGCATACCATTTTGACTTTTTGATCAGTGTGATCTGAAAGCATATAATCTTCTTTACCTGTTTAAATTAGAGGCCCTGTCAACCATGATATGTGTGTTCCTCATGCTATATCATGGCTCATGCTTATAGATTTTTTACTATTGCATGCATGTGTGGAAGAACAGGTGTCAGTTGTTTATTCCTGTTCTTGTGCACCTCTGTTTACTGCATTGACAGATACACCATCACTTGACTGGCAGATTTAAGCTAAAGTCGCTACTCGCTACTGTTATATTCACTTTAAAGCTTACACTGTTGGAATCACAGCATTGCTGAACCCATTCTTTTGATTATACTTTTTGGTACCTTTGATGCGAGACAAACTGCTAAATAAGTTATGAACTATCTATAACTCTTATTTGTGATTACCTGCAGTTGTGAATGGTCAGATTAAAAGAATACAAGATGAGGACATCCAGTCGAATGTCCTTGAGATTGTTGGGTCGAATGTACAATCGACTTACATTACGTGCCCTGCAGATCCTGCTGCAACACTTGGTATAAAGCTTCCATTCTTGGTGATTATTGTGAAGAATTCCAAGAAATATTTCACATTTGAGATTCAAGTGCTGGATGACAAGAATGTCAGGAGACGCTTCAGAGCTTCTAATTTTCAAGTCTGTAAGTCTAATCATAGATCAATACTTCTACAGCCTTTCGGGTTCTATTATATCtatgttgatttttttcttcgagggatataatatttttattacacCAGGGGTACCATTTTTTTCGCCTAGAGACATGATAAACTTTGTTTGGGTAAACAAGGGATATGACAGACCTTTTTAGGTGGACTGAAACTTACAGATATGATGACACTTAGAATTTGTGAGACTTTGGTTTGAGGGGTTTTAAGAGATCACAGATAAATTTTTATTGATATaccaaaaagaaactaaaaactcaCAGGATCTTATACGGTTAGACCCGGTATGTCAAATTAATGCTCTTTGAGCCTCTTCTTGTAGCTTCCCAGTTCATGCTCTACATTATCGTGGCACCATTTTTAGTAATCTTTGCAACCCTATATCATGATATTGCCCTGTTTTTACATTCAAACACAAATAGATAAATATCAGCTTCATAGTGGCCAGTAGAACTCCAGTCTGAAATTGAGATGTGGTTATAGGTAATATGTCTGGTGATCGTAATGTACTTCAGTTAACTGTGTACTTGGTTGGATTTTTTGAATTTGCTTGCAAAACAGTGCTTTTCTTTGCTCTAGCCATGCTACAAATGTAAAATGTAGCTTTCCAATTTCACACAACTCTTTTGTCCATCTTCTGTAGTACATAGGTCATGATTTAAAATAGTTGTGTTGTCCTAGACAGCATGATTTAAGATTTCATATGTATATATGCGTCTGTGTTGGATCTCTTGAACATACAGTCACTTGGGCAGTCCCTGTGATACTTATTAGTCAAATGAAGGTCTAAGCTTGGTAAATACGGTTCCTATTTTCGCTCACTCGTTAGTTATCGTAGTTATCGACTTATTTCAGTATTTCTTACTGAGTTTTCAATTATTTGAAGCCTAGTTCTTACAGCAGTGTAGTATGATAATTCGTTAGATCTTCTTAACGTCTAAAACAGGAGTCAGGAGAGAAAACCATCCTGTTTATAAACCTTCTCACAGTTCTTACATCTTACCAATTTTATATGGGCATTGGTTTTCTGAGTTTCAATTGTTACGACAGATGAGATTTTTGGTGGCCGACTCTCACATTTGTACGTGTTATTCGTACACAAGTTCGATAGTCATAGCTTTCCTCTATTTTGAGAGGATTTCTGAGACTTCACTTTCGAGCATGATTGTAAGAATGTAAACTACTTTCCGCGGAACATAAATTTGTCATCCATATGCACATGGATACTGTACAAGCTGAATGTTCTAAGTATGATTCCTGCCATATTGACTAAGCTGTGGCCCTCATGGTGTTCACGAACATTAACAAAACTTTGATGAATACTATCCCGAGAGAGAGAAAACTGAAACAAAATTAGAAAATAGATATTCTTACTTGCTAATGTTGAGACGTTGTCCTTTCTGACCTTTAtagtttgtttccttttgtagGCGTCAACCCGCGTTAAACCTTTTATCTGCACCATGCCGTTGAGGTTGGATGAGGGATGGAATCAGATCCAGTTGAATCTTGCCGATTTTACGAGAAGAGCTTATGGAACTAACTATGTCGAGACACTCCGAGTGCAAGTTCACGCTAATTGCCGTCTAAGAAGAATATATTTTTCCGACCGCCTTTATTCAGAGGAGGAGCTCCCACCAGAATTCAAGCTTTATCTTCCAACACAGGTAAAATATTATCGGTCACTTCTCGTTATTAACCATATCGTGTTTAATTCTGTCGATACACTCGATTAACGTGTGATTGTTGGGGCGGGGACCAATTTAGTTCGTAGACATTCCCGACTGTTTGTAAAGTTGGGCGAACAAGTAGTACTCTACCAATTGTGCATTTTGAGTTTGGCCACCTCTTTttcatattttatattttaaatctcgtagtaattttttcttcttctcattatgctttatcaCAGAAGTCATAGAACCTCGAGGATAACTGCAAAAGGGGAATGCATTTACCAGAAGGGCTTCTTCGTTGGAAATGCAGGCTGAACCTGAGATTTCTTTTTCAGTTGCTGTCAGTTTGACTACTTGCCCCTGAACTGAACTTTTTCATTAtccatctttcttttttttatagaaaGATACTTATATATATTAATAGAACTTGTTACCGGATGATCCTACGGGCCGTACATAGTATCGATAGTGTCACCACTTTCACCACCTTTGACCGCAAAATCCCAAACTTCATGATTCTGTGTTTCTTTAACTTTATGCCCTAACTGCATGAGCTATTCTTCAACTGTATCAGATTGTGCACTATCTGATACTTATACTTCCATATTCAATAATACATATTTCCATTACTGAagtagtcataaaaatccaaggtgaccaaatcTACGTGGTACAAAAATCCCGTTCAAATGTTGATCCatcaaaactccatcttaaacaaacttgatacaAAACCCctaaagttttaaaatttaatataaaaatcccaaatttcaaaattggtttcatcaaattttatgatgaaactaaaatgtttcatcaaattcttttggatttttgtgttacttttgtttttttggggtttttgtgttatttttgtttttgatgggttttttgtggatggatagtgactcctctggggttataactcgcggaccgtttccATTATTCGATCCTTTTAGTAATACATATTTCCATTattaaaatttgatacaaaacctccaaatttttaaaatttgatataaaaaccccaaatttcaaaattggtttcatcaaattttatgatgaaaccaaaatgtttcatcaaattcttttggatttttgtgttacttttgtttttttttttggtttttgtgttatttttgttgtgatgggttttttgtggatggatagtgacacctttggggttataactcgcggaccgtttccATTATTCGATCCTTTCAATAATATATATTTCCATTATTCGATCCTTTGCAACTGCACTGGAAAAATGAAATCTTTCAATACTCCGTTTCAAATACTTCGAACCCGTTGAAGACAAATAGATCTAATGATTTTAGATTCCCCATCACTCATCAACTTCGGTATATAACGAACAATTTCAACCTTCTCGAGTTGTACCTAAGTACTTCAAACAAATACTTAATATCTTCAACCTCCAACTCCTAAAAGTCAGAAATTATACCCTAGAGAATGCATATGACAAAAGCATTCAAACACTCGAAGAACTTCCACATATcattgattaagatttttgattgtgattgtagtaaataggattcgtttcagacttgtgaaggaaatggaatttttagattaaaaaaaaaaatatatatatatacaaaaaatattaacaatgggcgagaggtactgggactaaggatttggccgaattcactacacagggttcattcatatattctttgacaatttaaaactcaataaaattaacatggactctgattttgccaagatagattctcaaaacatcgattgtaagtcctaagcatgatgtatcaaaacacctaagctaagcatacatcatcaaattaaataacaaccaattaattcaaatcatatttcaattttaaattaatgcaaaagtcataagaaagaataaaataaatttacccgtgtatgaaattcaccctcctccgtcgtcccagtgttgggtttagctcattatgataaaaacacgctcaaaatatttatttattgctcaaatggtgtttacaatgaagagaagaagagaaaatggtgtaaacagctaatgtgcgacccacatgaagcgtcacaaaagaacgataaaagagaagtgctattgtcgctgtggttctaagacccacacttacgacccacgcctgtgagtctgtttcactgttgataaacgactgtccctgcgagtctgttcttcgtgttcttggtgttcttcatcatcagcaggagcagaaacagagtttcaccaactcttgatttctcgctcctgagctctcctcagcGCCCCAGACTCACGACACCCTTCCTTGTACCcggagaaacttatttatactcaacagggccctcgaatctctccataacttcaaaatatttcccatgactcggcagtaaagagaaaatattctcggattgttttctttcctttctttcctactcacgctgtcaaccagtgtttacacgctccaaacatgctcccagatcatcaaggaatgtgtcaagacgttgcaaacgcatgccatcttccatacaacatcgacacaatcccgagtatcttttctcaaccacgtattccctgatttatttaaaccgagaatcaatcccaactggatcgattccaacaaccaaaatagcttcccatatccatatcacgtctacccaacaagaatcagaggtttagtctacctctaacccctccaaatatcCGATTAAAATATGCCAGGGAAGaattttttttcccgccaaaactgaaatttgaatttgagaagaaggacaccccttatccagtggtcgccccttatcctctcatggagtccgaataacacatgtcccttggggtgtctttagtaatttttctggggtgcttccggtgcatttctgcggtgcctttagtactttgtcctggggtgtaaaacactacttatcgagcccatttcgccgcaaggacttatttctctaaaatttcctacaaatacataaagtaacacaataaatacaaaatcgagcactaaccatacatacaaatgagacatattagacacataaatgcgtctatcaatcatCACTCTGCATTTTTCAATGTTCACGTCTAAACCTGAAACTTCTTTCCTTGTTATCCAATGTTTTTTCTTACTGTTAATACCATAATTCTCGTTGGGTTCTACTCGTCCTAgtgtaccaagatgacctcacttttcttagaatagtatgagagagagttgtctttccattgtaccttgtcctttcttatatagactttccaaaagcccctcctttttatgaaatcttgccatgtgtcctaaacctccttaattactactaatttcatcccttctctaatataacctccttcttccttgttaattccttcattATCCCTTCCACCTCATGGA
This portion of the Papaver somniferum cultivar HN1 chromosome 11, ASM357369v1, whole genome shotgun sequence genome encodes:
- the LOC113320284 gene encoding cilia- and flagella-associated protein 20, with amino-acid sequence MFKNTFQSGFLSILYSLGSKPLQIWDKEVVNGQIKRIQDEDIQSNVLEIVGSNVQSTYITCPADPAATLGIKLPFLVIIVKNSKKYFTFEIQVLDDKNVRRRFRASNFQASTRVKPFICTMPLRLDEGWNQIQLNLADFTRRAYGTNYVETLRVQVHANCRLRRIYFSDRLYSEEELPPEFKLYLPTQKS
- the LOC113323340 gene encoding 60S ribosomal protein L7a-1-like, coding for MAPKRGVKAPVAVKKKTDKVVNPCFEKRPKQFGIGGALPPKKDLHRFVKWPKVVRIQRQRRILKQRLKVPPALNQFTKTLDKNLATNLFKLLLKYRPEDKAAKKERLLKRAQAESEGKTVEAKKPIVVKYGLNHITYLIEQNKAQLVVIAHDVDPIELVVWLPALCRKMEIPYAIVKGKARLGAIVHKKTASALCLTSVKNEDKMDFSKIVEAIKANFNDKFDEHRKKWGGGIMGSKSQAKTKAKERVLAKEAAQRLN